AAACACTATACTAGGAAGGATGATAAAGCTGTGTGCTACAAAGCAATTTGTGAATTGATCTCCAACTTAACACTAAGTCCTAATGTAAGACCAGGGATCTGAAACTACTCTGATGACGTCCACATGTTACTGAAGCCAGTTTTTGAACACATACACAATCAGTAGTTGAACCAGTCACATTTGGTTTAGTTTGTCGTCATTTGAGTTTTCTTTTGCACAATATTTGTTTATCTGTAGATAAATCTTTCTAGTTTTAATTAGATCAGGTTCTGTTTGTTCCAACTGCTCTGAAACAAACGTTTGAGGTAAAATTGTAAATCAGATCAAAAGCTCaccataaaatgttttaaaaagccATTCATTTTTGTACTTGTattcattttagtttttaattcaAACTTATTAGCCAGGAAACACTTTTTTCATGAACCTCTGGTTTCTGCTCGGTGTGAGTAAAATTTATAAAATTCAATTTGAAATAAATTCTTAGAACATGAAATAATTTGgtattatattttgttttgtaccTTAAGCATGTCACAAAAGATATTTTCCTCAAATCTAACAATACAAGGATCTTAGATAAAGGgtttttttaaactgttaaTGAGGTCAGTCAACCAGTCTGAGGTGAAAAAGGGGGTAGTGTCATTGGTTTTTGATCTTTAAAGCCTTTACTGGTCAGCCACACAGTCCACTACTTGGATGCATGTGATGGAGCTGTGTCCGTTACTGATCCAACCATGGTCCATCAAGAGTCATTCTCACGTCATCAGTGCATGAAACAATTGAAAGATCTGTCTCCAGATATTTCTTGATACATTCCTAACGTCTCAACTTATGTGTCTTGTTCAGAAGTGGTGAGGTTTCAGCCTTTCTTACCTTGGCCATGTCTCTGAGAACTGAACACCTTGTACTTCCTGACACTCCAGGTAGGTTGTAGTTGTGAAATATACCAGCACTGGAGGATAATGGGTTCCTGATAGCTTTATGTTTGATTCTTCTCAATTTTTTGTTGGTTAATTtgcgtcttttatttcttgacACATTTCTTTCGACCCTGTTGATTATTTGCTACAAAACTTGGTTTTGATGGTTCTGTGATCACGTCCCAATATTCTAGATATTTCAAAAGGGCTGCATCCCTTTTGAAAGGCTTTACAATTTTTGGCTTTTCACACTCAGTTAAATTCCTTTTTGGCCCATTTGTTTTACAATTTCTGCACACCTTGATAAAGGGTGTTGATCTCCTTGACCCTCCCCCgttacacaaatacacattacCTGATATGCATTAAATCCAATAAGCATTCAGGTTTTTACAGCTTAGAGTTGGAAATTATGGATAAAATGATGTGGTCAAAATAATcactaataattaataattggcTAATAATTGTGCACACTTAAATGATTGTGTATATTTTTGCAGCAGGTTTGGTTCAGTTGCTTTGAAATATAGATGTTTGGATGTAGGATTTTAGAAAATCAGAATTTCAGATTTTGTGACCACAGTTTTCATTTCACTACAATTGCGTTGCCACTCCGCAACAAGTGCGTTGCCCACTAAGGTTTTTTAGTCCTGCAGtgagctggaaaaaaaatcagaatGCTAGTCTCATtataaccaccaggtggcgcaaagttGCTTAGAATGCACTACATCTTAactgaggtctgactgttcatttctacctgtaaacATATATTGTTCTTCTCAATAGTGCATCCATCTACAGAACACTTTCCCTGTAGCTGAGTCAAACTGCTTGCTAACAGCCAAACTTTGAGAAGTTAATTGTAGACCAAGCTATTGTCTCTATTGCGTGTACATACATATAAACactacaaaaaacaacacacacaaacagttatCAATATGTTTTCTGTGCAGTTGTCCTCTGGGCACTGAACAGACCTTCAGCTACTGTTGAGACTGTGTAATCAGAACCTTCCAGTTGGAAACTGTTCACACCTTCTCATATCAGTGTCACATGGAGACACAACTGCAGTCAGAGGTGTTAACGGCTAATAAGCGTCAACACAAATGCATGATGCAACCAGTACACAAGAGACAAGTGAGTCATTAAAGCACAATCAGGTCTTTGACTTTTAAAACTTGAATATATGCCAAAAGATTTGTTTAATCTGCATTTTAAGCACACAGTTCCACTTACAGTAAGGTCTGTGTCACCTCAGGTTGATCATACATTCATATTTGTTTAGAAGTCTTgtgtttgtgaaaaaaaaattgacTTCTAGAGGCAGGCTTTTAGTGCCTGGTCCCGTCTCACTGAAACGTCCTTTAGTAAGGAaatgtggaggctggaggattTCCAAACTGAGAGCTGCCCCTTTGAATGTCTGGTGCAGTTCAGTTTAGGCTCTTTAGACCTGTACTTGCTTTTCCTGAAATGGCGGTGTGCCATAAAAGGAGctactttgtgttttcctggGTGTTTCCTGCCCCTGACGCCATTACCCTCCACAGCTCAGCTGAACTGTTACTGAACTTAGTCAGCTCCACTCTGTTAATATTATGTAggcatatacatatatgtatacgCACTGATGGGTTAGCACTAATGCACTTTAATGGAGTCAAGTTTACCTTTTTTGAGAAGGTCAATGACTCAGTGGGTGATGGAGGAATGGGAATAATGATGACAGAGGAGGGACATTCATGTGTAACAGTGAAAGCAGAGAGGAGATAAAGAGCTGGTCTAAAAGCACCTCTTTCTGTGTCTGATGATGGAGcaagctgagctctgctttccACTGCTCCTCAACAGCTCCTGCTGGCGGCcgacgcctcctcctgctgacaACGTGCTCCTTTACTTTGTTCTGTTCGTCATCTCTGTACTCACTGCTgctctcaacctgctggtcatcatcgcAATCTCACATTACAGGCACAGTTGATTTCATGTCTTCTCCTGTTAAAGGCTTTCTCCAAAAGCATGTACAACATCCGGGTCTATGGGAAACTGTTCTGGCATTAACACTTTTCTATTGATTAAAATTTGTCACTTAGTTTCTTAGCTTTTTCCTACTTATTCTGGTTGATATCTGAAACGCTGGTTGATGACTTTTATCTGCATGTTTTTACATATCGAAGCTGTTGGCAAGCACAGGCTTTATTAGTTTTAACTGACTGTTTACTCTTCTTGCAGGCAGCTTCGCTCCCCCACAAATTTGCTGCTCCTCTCACTGGCAGTGTCAGACTTCCTGGTGGGTTTCTTGGTGATGCCAGTTGAAATCCTCACGATGTACACATGTTGGGTCCTGGGTGACCTCATGTGTGCTTTGTATTTTTTCATACCTGTCATCCTAATCTCTGCTTCAGTAGGAAGCATGGTGCTCATTTCACTTGACCGCTATGTGGCAGTTTGTGACCCTCTGCGTTACTCCAGCAGAATTACAGATAAAATAGCTATAGTCAGTGTTTCCCTGTGTTGGACCTGCTCTGTTTTCTACAGCATTTTCCTGTTGTATGATAACCTACAGCACCCAGGCAGATATAATTCTTGCTATGGAGAGTGCGTAGTTATTATTAATGGAGATGTGGACttatttgttgcttttattattCCCATTGCAGTCATCATAGTTCTGTATGTAAGAGTGTTTGTTGTGGCAGTGTCTCAGGCTCGTGCGACACACTCTAATGTTGCAGCCGTCACTGAGCTTTCAATGAGTCGCCTGATTAGGAAATCTGAGTTGAAAGCAGGCAGGACTCTGGgtgttgttgtagttgtgttTCTGATGTGCTACTCTCCATATTATTGTCTCTGTCTGACAGCTGGTGACATCTTGATCGGTTCTTCCACCGAGGCTTTGATGAGCTTTGTGATGTATTTTAACTCGTGTCTGAACCCTgtgatttatgttttgttttacccctggtttagaaaagcGGTAAAACACATAGTTTCTTTGAGGATTCTGCAGCCTGGCTCCTGTGATGTCAACATCTTAGAGAGAGACACTTGATGTTATGTAGACATTCAGTACAGTAGTGCATAAATCTGGTTAAAATGATATCCAAAAAAACTTGAACAAATGATGAGCGAGTGGGTGGAGCCAGGGACACAACCCAATCCGTTGTTGTGAGAGGGACATGAGGGGCTGATCTGTGTGTAtttctctctcgttctctgcATTCCTCTCTGTTATTTGACACTGAGCTGCTAGCTAAGGTAGCCACATTTAGAATATGTCTGTgtggatgtttgtttgtgtggagctAAGTGGTTGCAGTGCCTTGTAAAATCTAAGTGGAACATGCATACATTTTTTTAGAATTTGAGCCTAAGCACCTAGTTACCACAGCTTTAAAATTACTTTGAAACAGTAATGTGGTCCAAAGGGTCAATTATCAATTCAGAGGGCAAAAGGACAGCTTCTTAAGCGCCACCTAGGATATATCTGTTCCAGTTGGATCAGAAGGCTCTAAGACCTCTATAGCTTCTCCTCCATGATGATGGATGATCCCGACCTctgcttccctcagctcctAAATACCTCCTGCAGGAAGCCAAAGCGTCCTCACTCGCCTCAAGTGTTTTTTATTAACACCCTACTGTCCCTCAACTCTGTGCTCACTGCTGCTCTCAACCTCTTggtcatcatcaccatctctCACTACAGGTACAGATTTTCTGTGTGTTCATTTTCTGCCTGTTCTTTATAAACTAGTAATACCTAGCATTTGCATTTGTCTTCATTCACTAATTGCcttattattttacattgtatgtaatgtaattttACATCACAATGTACAATCATGAGCATTtacgaaaaaaaaaatgttttttttctactcgACTTATTAAATGGTTAAATTCATAATAGTGTTCTTGTTCTGATGATGGCATGTACTGACTCTAGATCTGTTTCTCTGTTGCAGGCAGCTTCACAcccccaccaacctcctcctcctctctctagCAGCCGCAGACTTTATTGTTGGACTTCAGCAGATGCCATTTGGAATTCTGATCTGGCACGgctgctggttcctcagtgACATTGTATGTGCTCTAAATTCATTTTTAGGTTTTGTAACTACTAGTGTTTCTGTGGGGAACATGTTGCTGATTTCAGTTGACCGCTACCTGGCCATCTGTGAGCCAATGTATTACCCCACTAAAGTGACTGTAACAGCAGtgaggctctgtgtgtgtctgtgttggattctgtctgttatttacagcagctggattCTAAGGGACCTCTTCACAAAGCCAGACAGGTATTTGACCTGTTTTGGAGAGTGTGTAGTTGCCATTAGTTATATTGAAGGAACCGTAGACTTTCTCCTGACGTTTGTGGGTCCCATAACAGTCATCATAGTCCTGTAcatgagggtgtttgtggtggccgTGTCTCAGGCTCGTGCCATGCGCTCTCATGTTGTAGCTTTCAAACCTCAGAGTTCAGCAACTGCAAACAAGTCTGAACTGAAAGCTGCCAGAAATCTAGGTGTGGTAGTAGTTGTTTTCCTCCTGTGCTTCTCACCTTATTACATCTACAGTGTTACAGGTGGGAACAACTTAGACAGCCTCTCTCAGATCTGGCTGCTGTATTTTAACTCATGTCTGAACCCTGTGATATACGCTCTGTTctacccctggtttagaaaagcTATAAAACACATTATCACTCTTCAGATCCTGCAGCCAGGCTCCTGTGAAGCCAATCTACTGTAGAGGTACTGTACTAATACTTTGGCTTTTGAGGTTaaatattgataataataacaaaacaaagctgATATGTTTTAGTGGAAGATGAAGAATCATGGCTCAGCTAATAGAGTTGGCTTGGGGGAGCgaaaggtcccaggttcaaagcccaccagagcaccaagtgtgtcttTGAGTAAGACACTAGTTCACCGGGCTAATCATTTCCTCAATGTGGAATCAATATCTATCTATCATTTTTATTGGATCTGGGGGTACAAAGTAGATATTTTTAACAATCTACATTTTAAGTAGTTGCCTCCTTTTATTGAAAGTTCTTTTGGGAAGGAGGAAGATTTATGTTGCTGCACAATTAGTGTATGGCAGAGTGACATATGCATACACACAAggtgtactgtacagtttttACACTAGGTTGAGTGGAGAGTCCTTATTGACACTAAATCTATCTAATTATATATTAGTTGGACATTTATTTAGATATTCTCCTAAAGAtcttaatttaaaatgtgtaatttcTGGAATGTCTTGTCATCAAAcgaccttctctctctccttcttctctgtaaACTTTCCACATGAACCTACAGTACAATTGTTTTGATGAATAATATCCTTGTGCAAATAATATCCTCCCATGCAGGTTAGTTAAAAGTGCACTTTTTATTATGTGAATATAAAGCTGAAAGTTTAATTTGCTAATAAATTTACTGTTTTCTACCTCAGAAAAAACAGACTTCATTAAGACATTCATAAACACACTTGTGTGTAGTTGTCCTCTGGGCACTGAACAGCCCTTTAAACTGCTGTTGAGACTGTGTAGTCAGTGTTTTTGGTTGGAAACACCTTCTCACATCAGAGGTGTTAACAGCTAATGAGCGACAACACATACATGATGCAACCAGCACTTGACAGACAAGTGACTCAATAAAGTACAGTGAATGTTTGATCATTTAAACTTAACCACAAGTTTTAATTGTTCACTTTAATCTCAATCATGTGGCGAGAACCTAAACCTTACTAATCATTAACACATGACAAGAAAGTTTCTGCCTGAACAGTAGCACATGTCAAAAGCCCTGATCCTTTAACTGTAGACTCAGCTGATGCTTGTATTCAGTTTGTTGGCTGCAGTACAGTTTCAGCTGAAAGCTTGCATATGCTTATCATAAGCACACATTATATGCTATTCAATCCAGGTTATGTTTGTGCTTTGCagaggtacagtagctgtaagGTAAATTTTATTATGTAGTATCATGTCAGAATTTCTATCATTTAGAGTAATAGGACATTTATATTGTCAGAACTACACACACATCAACTTGGTTTAAACCTTGTATGATGCTGAAAGTAATGAAACTGCAAAGCCCATTGTTAAAGTCTGTCACTCCAGTCTTTGAAGGTGATGTGGGTTTTGCCTTTGTATGACCCTGTTAGTTGCCCTCAATTTTGGTGTTTATACtacttgtcttcttttttttttaataaccctTGTTAAGATGGCGCTGAGTGTGTTGCACCAagtctcagcagctctgtcctcttgtgttcttttctttgcgtgttttaatgttttttttcaccctatttgtattttttaaataaatccatATGGAGTCGGGAACAAAGTTCTTTACCTCTGCACTCTGTTTTACTTTTGTCAACCTTTTGGGCGGCTTCCATGTTTACACTCGGGATTGGCTGTTAGCTGTAAACCATGGCGAGTTTCTCCACACTAAAAGGCCAGAGATTCCAGCAGAGATACGGAGGAAACTAcgatgctgcagagctggagttaAGCGCCGGGAGAGGAAACTGAGGCACAAGCCATATGTACCAACTGTTATTATGGGAAACCTCCGCTCTCTTTCTCCAACGAGCTGGACGAGCTAACAGTACAcgagctgcagcgtgtgcacTGGGTGCAGCCTGCTGTGTTTCATTGAAACGTGGCTCAACCAGGACACACCGGACTCTGGTCTCAGTTAACGGATTTACGCTGGTGCGGGCGGACCGgagcgctgtgtttgtgaatgacAGATGGCGTATCCCAGGCCACTGCAGGGTTAAAGAACAGCACTGAGCTGGTGCCAGTCAGCGCTCGGCCGTACTACCTCCCACCGGGGTTCCTCCAGGTGCTGGTAGCCACCGCTTACATCCCTCTGTTGGCCGACGCCACTGTCGCGTGTGAGCGCGTGCACGGCACCGTGTCCCGGCATCAGACAGAGCACCCAAACcctctctggggactttaagcACGCCTGCACCCCCCACTCCGCCACCCTGCCCGACTTCACCCAGTACATTAACTGCACACAAGCAATAAAACTGTGGACCTCTTATACGCTAATATCAAAAATGCATATACAGTTTAAAACAATATTGTTTTTGCAATAACTTGCCCTGGGTGACCCCTGAGCTCAAGGCCCTACTACTGTAAATGAGAAGAAGAGGGCCTTTCTCTCAGTGACAGTGGAGTGCAGGGGGACTTGAAGTACAACATCAGAAGGTGCAAAAACAGCTacaggaaaaagctgaagcagaacaACATCCATAGGATTGAAACTCATCTCAGGccattttaattatagttatttacaaaaatgaacaaataaacaatataaactACAGCTCGCTGTGTCACCTTCAgcagtggttattgcacatttgtgttGTAAGAGTCATTTTATTGTGTGACcggtagagttcagctcagacacagcccgAGGGACGAAGCTGActctgtctgctggttctggtggctatagCTCTGTGATGTCTGCCAGAGGGAAGaagtttgtgtgcagggtgtgtggggtcagcagtgcaCACCTCTCTTCACACCTCTCCTGTCCAggcgtctcctcccagctgcagctgttcacacctcagcaccatGCAGCTTACTGCCCTTCCTCCAACCACAACAAAGGAGGACGAAGGCCAGGAAGGCAACAGGCCCTGATCACAGGCTCCCCAGGGTCCTCAGGGAGTGTGCAGACCAGCTCTGTGAGGTgagcaggagtacagggggATCATCACTGACTTTCtgagctggtgtgagaacaaccacctgatcttacaccagcaaaacaaaggagttAGTACTTGACTTTAGGAGGTCCTCTCCACCACAAACCCCAGACCAGGgtgactggatacaggcaggatggttggacccacagctgcccatcaccgacacaaagctctgagtctaATGATACCTGCAGGTGATGACGGGGctgaagcacaactactggagagaaagggacaaggttagttaaacatagaacaatgatgagaggttattggacagaagagtcagaaggaaacagtggagctcagtgtataaattaagtcccccagcagtctatgtctattgcagcttaactaagagatggttcctgtgactaacaatcactgccagtgacctgaaccatctctaactataagctttatcaaaaaggaaggttttaagcctaatcttaaaggtggagagtgtgtcagcttctcgaacctgaagagggagctggttccagaggagaggagcttggagctaaaagctctgccccctgttctacatttaaacactctaggaaccacaagtagcccagcgctctgagaatgaagcattctgctgggagcataaggaactatgaggtctttaagataagaaggagctttatcattcttctgattttagctatatttctaaggtgaaaatgggcggttctggagatttgtttaatgtatgatgtaaaagagagattctggtcaaagatgacaccaaggttccttacagtagaatGTAAAGCTAATGTTaagccatccagggtggctatctgacctctgattttttttctgatttaaatcctgactgaaaatctttgtacatgtcattcccactcaggtggtcagataattgtttagccacaatttttacaaGAATCTttaagggtaaatttgaaatgggcctatagttggctggttctccagggtccagagtagtatttttttcaataaaggtttgacaccttgaaagcctgtggtacatagcctaaatgcaATATTTTTCTTACATAAGAACTACGACTACTTCTGAAGGTTGGGTAGGGCCCTGGTGGAAGGCTGGAATAAAGACTTGCAATGAAGATGAGCACTTTTTTGTGGGCGTGTCCGATGGGAGGTAGTGACAGCAAGTTGTCTCCCAAGGCCGGACTCAACTGCTGTAAATAAGATCTTAATGCGTATGTGGTTTACTCTGGATTTCAGTGAGCAGCCACCTTCAGTCTAATCCTCTTCAAATCCCAGGGACAGCTTGTCAATGGGACCAGGGTGAGAGGAAAGTTGGGCAATGCTTAAGCTAATGTAGGAAAGGTGCAGGTGAGAAAATGGCTTGATCAGTGGCTGAAACCTTTGTGAGGTTAGGGGAAACTGCCGGAGCTTGACCATGGTACATAACTGGGTCTCTGCTTCTGGTTAGTGTGTAATGTCTCTGGTTTTGAAGTAGTCCACTGGGGGGGCAATGACCACCTTTCCTGTGACTGGTTATCTGACCCCTGATGTTAGTtctgataataaataaataaagatgtaCTCAGATTAAATAATCCCATTTACATAATGAATATCTAACTGGCAGGTTGTTTTGACCACCTTCAGTATAAGCCAGCACCCACTGTGACCCCAGTAATAAACCTATATCACTGCTCTGACTGTTTACGTAACCTATAATATAAGATTGAAGTAGACTATTCAGGTGGACATACTGTAGACTTACAACTCAATTCACTTCAATTCAACTTTTAATTCGTGTTTCACATAGTTTGTAACATCCTGCTCTGTGTTAAATTATGATATAGACATGAACACAAGAAATGATGGGGCAGGTGGAGCTAGGGCACAAAACCCAATCAGCTTTGGCAAGACAGACATAAGGGACTGATGACTGTCTATTTATGTCCCTCTTGTTCTCTCTGGTGCTTTATCCCT
This genomic interval from Betta splendens chromosome 21, fBetSpl5.4, whole genome shotgun sequence contains the following:
- the LOC129603466 gene encoding trace amine-associated receptor 13c-like, which translates into the protein MMEQAELCFPLLLNSSCWRPTPPPADNVLLYFVLFVISVLTAALNLLVIIAISHYRQLRSPTNLLLLSLAVSDFLVGFLVMPVEILTMYTCWVLGDLMCALYFFIPVILISASVGSMVLISLDRYVAVCDPLRYSSRITDKIAIVSVSLCWTCSVFYSIFLLYDNLQHPGRYNSCYGECVVIINGDVDLFVAFIIPIAVIIVLYVRVFVVAVSQARATHSNVAAVTELSMSRLIRKSELKAGRTLGVVVVVFLMCYSPYYCLCLTAGDILIGSSTEALMSFVMYFNSCLNPVIYVLFYPWFRKAVKHIVSLRILQPGSCDVNILERDT
- the LOC114847610 gene encoding trace amine-associated receptor 8b-like; this encodes MMMDDPDLCFPQLLNTSCRKPKRPHSPQVFFINTLLSLNSVLTAALNLLVIITISHYRQLHTPTNLLLLSLAAADFIVGLQQMPFGILIWHGCWFLSDIVCALNSFLGFVTTSVSVGNMLLISVDRYLAICEPMYYPTKVTVTAVRLCVCLCWILSVIYSSWILRDLFTKPDRYLTCFGECVVAISYIEGTVDFLLTFVGPITVIIVLYMRVFVVAVSQARAMRSHVVAFKPQSSATANKSELKAARNLGVVVVVFLLCFSPYYIYSVTGGNNLDSLSQIWLLYFNSCLNPVIYALFYPWFRKAIKHIITLQILQPGSCEANLL